One window of Futiania mangrovi genomic DNA carries:
- a CDS encoding 4a-hydroxytetrahydrobiopterin dehydratase has product MSNDKLEGDARDAAMNTLDGWAEVYGRDAITKTFTFRDFNAAFGWMTRVALAAERMDHHPEWFNVYRTVDVTLSTHDAGGLTQRDIDLARIMDQFAA; this is encoded by the coding sequence ATGTCGAACGACAAGCTCGAAGGCGACGCGCGCGACGCGGCAATGAACACCCTCGACGGCTGGGCCGAGGTCTATGGCCGCGACGCCATCACCAAGACCTTCACCTTCCGGGACTTCAACGCGGCCTTCGGCTGGATGACCCGGGTGGCTCTGGCCGCCGAAAGGATGGATCACCATCCCGAGTGGTTCAACGTCTACCGCACGGTGGACGTTACGCTCTCGACCCATGACGCGGGCGGGCTGACGCAGCGCGACATCGACCTTGCCCGCATCATGGATCAGTTCGCGGCCTGA
- the thpR gene encoding RNA 2',3'-cyclic phosphodiesterase — MRRIFVGLALPEDVRDRIAMIQTGLPGARWVKHESLHLTLAFIGETPEHLIEDAHSALSVIRAPCFDLRLSGVGQFGDAKPRAVWIGVEKCDALVTLQGRVETALRRAGLDISARKFMPHVTIGRLKTTPPDRVGRYIQRFGLFSTGPVPVREFHLFESHLLSDGGVYEALADYELV, encoded by the coding sequence ATGCGGCGCATCTTTGTCGGTCTTGCCCTGCCGGAGGACGTGCGCGACCGGATCGCGATGATCCAGACCGGCCTGCCCGGCGCGCGCTGGGTGAAGCACGAGAGCCTGCACCTGACCCTCGCCTTCATCGGGGAGACGCCGGAGCACCTGATCGAGGACGCGCACAGCGCGCTCTCGGTCATCCGCGCGCCCTGCTTCGACCTGCGCCTGTCCGGCGTCGGGCAGTTCGGGGACGCGAAGCCCCGCGCGGTCTGGATCGGCGTTGAGAAATGCGACGCGCTCGTCACGCTGCAGGGCCGGGTCGAGACGGCGCTGCGCCGCGCGGGGCTCGACATCTCGGCCCGCAAGTTCATGCCACACGTGACGATCGGGCGGCTGAAGACCACGCCGCCTGACCGCGTCGGCCGCTACATCCAGCGGTTCGGCCTGTTCTCGACCGGTCCCGTGCCCGTACGGGAGTTCCACCTGTTCGAGAGCCACCTTCTCTCCGACGGAGGCGTCTACGAGGCGCTGGCCGATTACGAACTGGTCTGA
- a CDS encoding 3-hydroxyacyl-CoA dehydrogenase, with translation MKLDGNIAAVVTGGASGLGEATARALAAKGVKVALFDMNAERGAQVAGEIGGVFCACDVTKPEDVERALAEARAAHGQERVLVNCAGIGPAQKTVSKGRAHDPALFNKVIAVNLIGSFNCLSHSAAGMSEAEPLTADGERGVIVNTASVAAFDGQIGQVAYAASKGGIVGMTLPAARDLANLGVRVCTIAPGLFLTPLLQSLPQQVQDSLGAQVPFPSRLGSPAEYAALAVHIAENSMLNGEVIRLDGAIRMAPK, from the coding sequence ATGAAGCTGGACGGGAACATTGCAGCAGTGGTGACGGGCGGGGCTTCCGGCCTCGGCGAGGCGACGGCCCGGGCGCTGGCTGCCAAGGGCGTGAAGGTCGCCCTGTTCGACATGAACGCGGAGCGCGGGGCGCAGGTCGCGGGCGAGATCGGCGGTGTCTTCTGCGCCTGCGACGTGACGAAGCCCGAAGACGTCGAGCGGGCGCTGGCGGAAGCGCGCGCCGCGCACGGGCAGGAGCGCGTCCTCGTCAATTGCGCCGGCATCGGCCCCGCACAGAAGACCGTCTCCAAGGGCCGCGCGCACGATCCGGCGCTGTTCAACAAGGTCATCGCCGTCAACCTGATCGGCAGTTTCAACTGCCTCTCGCACTCGGCCGCGGGCATGAGCGAAGCCGAGCCACTGACCGCGGACGGGGAGCGCGGCGTGATCGTCAATACGGCCTCGGTCGCCGCCTTCGACGGGCAGATCGGGCAGGTGGCCTATGCGGCTTCGAAGGGCGGCATCGTGGGCATGACCCTGCCCGCCGCGCGCGACCTCGCGAACCTGGGCGTGCGGGTGTGCACGATCGCGCCGGGGCTGTTCCTGACGCCGCTGCTGCAGTCGCTGCCGCAGCAGGTGCAGGACTCGCTGGGCGCGCAGGTGCCGTTCCCCTCGCGCCTCGGCAGCCCGGCGGAATACGCCGCGCTGGCGGTCCACATCGCCGAGAATTCGATGCTCAACGGCGAGGTGATCCGCCTCGACGGCGCGATCCGCATGGCGCCGAAGTAG
- a CDS encoding ABC transporter permease → MSDRTAEPGAATSWRLAARLARRDLRGGLKGVRIFVACLLLGVAAIAAVGSLAASIEAGLSKEGAALLGGDLAVRIVHVEATPEQQSYLEDLGTVSRMADMRAMAGRIAPDGTKERRTLVQLSAVDGAYPLYGTPRFDPALPVDAALAKTGGAWGAVVEGSLARRLGLAPGDTLRIGTLDYEVRAEILTTPDRGSAGLTWGPRVMVAFDSLAETGLIQPGSLVNYHYRVALSRGADVEQARAALQAQFPDAGWQVRDRRNGTPQVREFVERVAMFLTLVGLTALVVGGVGVANGVKDYLDGKIGTIATLKCIGATDGLIVRMFMLEVLAFAGAGILGGLVLGAVIPPVGLALLADLLPVPAVAGLYPVPLAVAGASGLLVALAFAVWPLAATRDVRPARLFRALVAATGRRVRWSDAALGFGALIVLAALTLATARDTLLVIWFGVGLVAAFALLRLTGWLAVRLARALQALRPGAVVRLALANLNRPGSPAPSVVLSLGLGLTVLVTVSLVDGNLARQVQEDLPENAPAYFFIDIQGPQSDAFAEAVSAIPGVRAVDRSPMLRGRFVAINGVPASEATVAPGGEWMLRGDRGLTYAARPPEGTTIVAGKWWPEDYDGPPLVSFEAEGAMELGIGIGDTITVNVLGREITAEIASLRELDWRTLGINFLMIFTPNTLAGAPQTVLATAEMTPAAEAAVERAVAQDFPNVSAIRVRDALETVATYVENLGAAVRGISAVTILSGLLVLAGALAAGQRARTYDAVVLKVLGATRGRLAAVHLTEFALLGLATAVVSAALGTVGAWAVVDLVMGARFTVLPWTLLATVAGTLVVTVGIGIALSWRTLSARPAGPLRQGAG, encoded by the coding sequence ATGTCCGACCGTACGGCAGAACCGGGTGCCGCGACCTCCTGGCGCCTCGCGGCGCGGCTCGCCCGGCGCGACCTGCGCGGCGGGCTGAAGGGCGTGCGCATCTTCGTGGCCTGCCTGCTGCTGGGCGTTGCCGCGATCGCCGCGGTCGGCTCGCTCGCCGCCTCCATCGAGGCCGGGCTCAGCAAGGAAGGCGCAGCGCTGCTCGGCGGCGACCTCGCCGTGCGCATCGTCCATGTCGAGGCGACGCCGGAGCAACAGTCCTACCTGGAAGACCTCGGGACCGTCTCGCGGATGGCGGACATGCGGGCGATGGCCGGAAGGATCGCGCCGGACGGGACGAAGGAGCGCCGCACGCTCGTGCAACTCTCGGCGGTCGACGGGGCCTATCCGCTATACGGTACGCCGCGGTTCGACCCGGCCCTACCGGTGGACGCGGCGCTGGCGAAGACTGGCGGAGCATGGGGTGCCGTCGTCGAAGGCTCGCTCGCCCGCAGGCTGGGCCTTGCCCCCGGCGACACGTTGCGGATCGGCACGCTCGACTACGAGGTGCGGGCCGAGATCTTGACGACCCCCGATCGCGGGTCGGCAGGCCTGACCTGGGGCCCCCGCGTCATGGTGGCGTTCGACAGTCTCGCCGAAACGGGGCTGATCCAGCCGGGCAGCCTCGTGAACTACCACTACCGTGTGGCCCTCTCCCGCGGCGCGGACGTGGAACAGGCGCGGGCTGCGCTGCAGGCGCAATTCCCGGACGCAGGTTGGCAGGTGCGAGACCGGCGCAACGGCACGCCGCAGGTCCGCGAATTTGTCGAGCGGGTGGCGATGTTCCTGACGCTGGTCGGACTGACCGCCCTGGTCGTCGGCGGCGTTGGCGTGGCGAACGGCGTGAAGGACTACCTCGACGGCAAGATCGGCACCATCGCGACGCTGAAGTGCATCGGGGCGACGGACGGCCTCATCGTGCGCATGTTCATGCTGGAAGTGCTGGCGTTCGCAGGCGCGGGTATCCTCGGCGGGCTTGTCCTTGGTGCGGTCATACCGCCGGTCGGACTGGCCCTCCTGGCCGATCTTCTGCCGGTTCCGGCGGTGGCAGGGCTCTATCCCGTGCCGCTTGCCGTGGCCGGCGCATCCGGCCTCCTGGTCGCGCTGGCCTTCGCGGTATGGCCGCTGGCGGCGACGCGCGACGTCCGGCCTGCGCGGTTGTTCCGGGCGCTCGTCGCCGCGACCGGGCGGCGTGTGCGGTGGAGCGACGCCGCCCTCGGGTTCGGGGCGCTGATCGTGCTTGCCGCGCTGACACTGGCGACCGCGCGCGACACGCTTCTCGTGATATGGTTCGGGGTAGGGCTGGTCGCGGCCTTCGCGCTTCTGCGGCTGACGGGATGGCTGGCGGTCCGGCTGGCGCGCGCGCTGCAGGCGCTGCGGCCGGGTGCGGTGGTGCGCCTCGCACTCGCCAATCTCAATCGGCCCGGGAGCCCAGCGCCCTCGGTCGTGCTGTCGCTTGGCCTCGGCCTCACCGTGCTGGTAACGGTCTCGCTGGTCGACGGCAATCTCGCGCGCCAGGTGCAGGAGGACCTGCCCGAGAACGCGCCCGCCTATTTCTTCATCGACATCCAGGGCCCGCAGTCGGACGCCTTCGCGGAGGCGGTCTCTGCCATACCCGGCGTGCGTGCCGTGGACCGCAGCCCGATGCTGCGGGGCCGTTTCGTGGCTATCAACGGCGTGCCGGCGAGCGAGGCCACGGTCGCGCCGGGCGGGGAATGGATGCTGCGCGGGGACCGCGGTCTCACCTATGCCGCCCGCCCGCCCGAGGGCACGACCATCGTTGCGGGCAAGTGGTGGCCCGAGGACTACGACGGCCCGCCGCTGGTCTCGTTCGAGGCGGAAGGGGCGATGGAGCTTGGCATCGGCATCGGCGACACGATCACGGTCAATGTGCTGGGGCGCGAGATCACGGCGGAAATCGCCAGCCTGCGCGAGTTGGACTGGCGCACGCTCGGCATCAATTTCCTGATGATCTTCACGCCGAACACGCTTGCAGGCGCACCGCAGACGGTCCTGGCCACGGCCGAGATGACGCCGGCGGCCGAGGCCGCGGTCGAGCGCGCGGTGGCGCAGGATTTCCCCAATGTCTCCGCGATCCGGGTACGCGACGCGCTGGAGACGGTGGCGACCTATGTCGAGAACCTGGGCGCGGCGGTGCGCGGCATCTCGGCGGTGACGATCCTGTCGGGCCTGCTGGTGCTTGCAGGGGCGCTGGCGGCGGGACAGCGGGCACGGACCTATGACGCGGTGGTGCTGAAGGTGCTGGGCGCGACACGTGGGCGGCTGGCGGCGGTGCACCTGACGGAGTTCGCGCTGCTCGGGCTTGCGACCGCCGTCGTGTCGGCGGCGCTCGGCACCGTCGGAGCGTGGGCCGTGGTCGACCTGGTCATGGGCGCGCGCTTCACGGTGCTGCCCTGGACGCTGCTGGCGACGGTCGCCGGAACGCTTGTCGTGACGGTCGGCATCGGCATCGCGCTCAGCTGGCGGACGCTGTCGGCGCGGCCCGCCGGTCCCCTCCGCCAGGGGGCGGGATAG
- a CDS encoding ABC transporter ATP-binding protein, protein MTVSSSSADRTEPAIRLTGLSLTLGSEAGPVNILRGIDLAVGAGETVGIVGPSGSGKSTLLMILGGLERASSGTVEVLGRDLTALDEDRLALFRRDAVGIVFQSFHLIPTMTALENVAVPLELAGKPEAFEAAEAALVRVGLGHRMGHYPGQLSGGEQQRVALARATVGRPRLLLADEPTGNLDGRTGADIVSLLFDLHAEQGTTLVLVTHDPALADRCDRVIEIDDGLIARIRPGAHAAPEKRLSVAE, encoded by the coding sequence GTGACCGTTTCATCAAGTTCCGCCGACCGCACCGAACCGGCCATCCGGCTGACGGGCCTCTCCCTGACATTGGGGAGCGAGGCCGGTCCGGTCAACATCCTGCGCGGCATCGATCTTGCCGTCGGCGCGGGCGAGACGGTGGGGATCGTCGGGCCGTCGGGGTCTGGCAAGTCGACGCTGCTGATGATCCTCGGCGGGCTGGAGCGGGCGAGTTCCGGGACCGTGGAGGTCCTTGGGCGCGACCTGACGGCGCTGGACGAGGACCGGCTGGCGCTCTTTCGCCGCGATGCCGTGGGCATAGTCTTCCAGTCCTTCCACCTGATTCCCACCATGACCGCGTTGGAAAACGTGGCCGTGCCGCTGGAGCTTGCCGGAAAGCCCGAGGCGTTCGAGGCGGCAGAGGCGGCGCTGGTTCGCGTCGGTCTGGGTCATCGCATGGGGCACTACCCCGGCCAGCTTTCAGGGGGCGAGCAGCAGCGGGTCGCGCTGGCTCGCGCGACGGTGGGGCGTCCCAGGCTGCTTCTCGCAGACGAACCGACAGGAAACCTCGACGGGCGCACGGGCGCGGACATCGTCTCGCTGCTGTTCGACCTGCATGCCGAACAGGGTACGACGCTGGTCCTCGTCACGCACGATCCGGCGCTTGCCGACCGTTGCGACCGCGTGATCGAGATCGACGATGGCCTGATCGCGCGCATCCGGCCCGGCGCACATGCGGCGCCGGAAAAACGCCTCTCGGTCGCGGAGTAG
- a CDS encoding DUF2794 domain-containing protein codes for MRPETRIMARSVKAVSVRSVRIIPWQCAGACVPAEGAPDAMPKSRESPGIGPTCTGREEGARFRGRLPAGLGGKGWQAGLSGTGPHVGIANCQQRVAAAYGCALARLRQNRGICVAFCAPSCWRRGRRPLAIEGAGFHASVPMEESTPIPFLARAAAAAPAAARQAPPPITSFDRRELAQILRIYGQMVAAGEWRDYAIDCLSDRAVFSVFRRTSETPLYRIVKEPRFARRQGAFAVMTGTGHMLKRGRELAGVLKVLERKALKVLDGAD; via the coding sequence ATGAGGCCGGAGACGCGGATCATGGCGCGGTCGGTCAAGGCAGTCAGCGTCCGGTCGGTTCGAATCATCCCATGGCAGTGCGCAGGCGCCTGCGTTCCCGCCGAAGGTGCGCCGGACGCGATGCCAAAATCAAGGGAAAGCCCGGGTATCGGGCCGACATGCACGGGAAGGGAAGAAGGTGCCCGGTTCCGGGGCCGCCTGCCAGCGGGGTTGGGGGGCAAAGGATGGCAGGCGGGTTTGTCCGGAACCGGGCCACATGTCGGCATCGCCAACTGCCAGCAGAGAGTGGCGGCCGCATATGGCTGCGCGCTGGCACGTTTGCGGCAAAATCGGGGCATCTGCGTCGCGTTCTGCGCGCCGTCGTGCTGGCGTCGCGGACGCAGGCCTCTTGCAATCGAAGGCGCGGGCTTTCATGCTTCCGTCCCAATGGAGGAGTCAACGCCCATACCTTTCCTCGCGCGGGCCGCGGCAGCTGCGCCGGCAGCTGCGCGGCAGGCGCCCCCGCCCATCACGTCCTTCGACCGCAGGGAGCTTGCGCAGATCTTGCGCATCTACGGGCAGATGGTCGCCGCCGGGGAATGGCGCGACTACGCGATCGACTGCCTCTCGGACAGGGCGGTCTTCTCGGTGTTCCGCCGGACCAGCGAAACGCCGCTCTACCGCATCGTGAAGGAGCCGCGCTTCGCCCGCAGGCAGGGGGCATTCGCGGTGATGACCGGCACCGGGCACATGCTGAAACGGGGGCGCGAGCTTGCCGGTGTCCTCAAGGTGCTCGAACGCAAGGCGCTGAAGGTTCTCGACGGCGCGGACTGA
- a CDS encoding metallopeptidase family protein: MASRADGRENAWAHMMAPSIDDLAQIAEDAFARLPEVFARRCGDIAILVVEFPDEQTAEDLELETPFDLLGLYEGIDLASASSFDAPEAPNRIVLFRRALLDYWAEHEETLGDLVTHVLVHEIGHHFGLSDDDMEAIEAAAR, encoded by the coding sequence ATGGCCAGCAGGGCAGACGGACGGGAAAACGCCTGGGCGCACATGATGGCGCCGAGCATCGACGACCTCGCGCAGATCGCGGAGGACGCCTTCGCACGCCTGCCGGAGGTGTTCGCGCGCCGCTGCGGCGACATCGCGATCCTCGTCGTCGAGTTCCCCGACGAGCAGACCGCCGAGGACCTGGAACTGGAAACGCCGTTCGACCTCCTCGGGCTCTACGAGGGGATCGACCTTGCGAGCGCGTCGAGCTTCGATGCGCCGGAAGCCCCCAACCGCATCGTCCTGTTCCGCCGGGCGCTGCTCGACTATTGGGCGGAGCACGAGGAGACGCTCGGCGATCTCGTGACCCATGTGCTCGTGCACGAGATCGGGCACCATTTCGGCCTTTCGGACGACGACATGGAGGCGATCGAGGCGGCGGCCCGTTGA
- a CDS encoding aldo/keto reductase, which produces MKMTPLGRSGLTVSEVCLGTMTFGEQNSREDAFAQLDLAQDRGINFLDTAELYAIPPRTETHGKTEEYIGDWFAARGNRDQWIVASKVVGRSAMDWFRPWDGETRVDERNIRYAIEGSLKRLKTDRIDLYQIHWPDRPMKIFGAVGYDHQPGDAVPIEEQLALLKALVDEGKIRAVGLSNETPWGVMRFLEAADRLGLPRVASVQNAYSLLNRVDDTALAEVLIREEVGYLPYSPLGQGVLTGKYLGGARPEGSRKVLFDRLQRYETEGVETVIRAYCDLAQAAGLTPAQMALAFVRQRPFVTSTIIGATTLPQLQENLSAFDVTLSADVLKGIEAIHRLRPNPCP; this is translated from the coding sequence ATGAAGATGACGCCGCTCGGCCGCAGCGGGCTGACCGTGAGCGAGGTCTGCCTGGGCACTATGACCTTCGGGGAGCAGAACAGCCGCGAGGACGCCTTCGCCCAGCTCGATCTCGCCCAGGACCGGGGCATCAATTTCCTCGACACCGCAGAGCTTTACGCCATTCCGCCCCGTACGGAGACACACGGCAAGACCGAGGAGTACATCGGCGACTGGTTCGCCGCGCGCGGCAACCGCGACCAATGGATCGTGGCGAGCAAGGTGGTCGGCCGCTCCGCCATGGACTGGTTCCGTCCGTGGGACGGCGAGACCCGCGTCGACGAACGCAACATCCGGTATGCGATCGAGGGCAGCCTGAAGCGCCTGAAGACCGACCGCATCGACCTCTACCAGATCCACTGGCCGGACCGGCCCATGAAGATCTTCGGCGCGGTCGGCTACGACCACCAGCCGGGCGACGCCGTACCCATCGAGGAGCAGCTTGCGCTCCTCAAGGCCCTCGTGGACGAGGGCAAGATCCGCGCGGTCGGCCTGTCGAACGAGACGCCGTGGGGCGTGATGCGCTTTCTCGAGGCTGCCGACCGCCTCGGCCTGCCCCGCGTCGCCTCCGTGCAGAACGCCTACAGCCTGCTCAACCGGGTCGACGACACCGCGCTTGCCGAGGTGCTGATCCGCGAGGAGGTGGGCTACCTGCCCTACTCCCCGCTCGGCCAGGGCGTGCTGACCGGCAAGTATCTGGGCGGCGCGCGGCCCGAAGGCTCCCGCAAGGTGCTGTTCGACCGGCTGCAGCGGTACGAGACGGAAGGCGTCGAGACGGTCATCCGGGCCTATTGCGACCTTGCGCAGGCGGCTGGGCTGACGCCCGCGCAGATGGCGCTCGCCTTCGTGCGCCAGCGGCCCTTCGTCACCTCCACCATCATCGGCGCGACGACGCTTCCGCAGCTTCAGGAGAACCTGTCGGCCTTCGATGTGACGTTGAGCGCGGACGTGCTAAAAGGCATCGAGGCGATTCACCGGCTGCGTCCCAATCCCTGTCCCTGA
- a CDS encoding arylesterase, with amino-acid sequence MQTDTTCAASAALRRGGDDAPSGYGARGRILNAARLRTLWITLAAALWFIALGASAQAEAVRILAFGDSLTAGYGLAQGEGFVPALERELRARGHDVTVIDGGVSGDTTAGGLARLDWSLGERVDAAIVELGANDALRGLPPEAARANLDAILEKLADRGIPVLLAGMRSPPNLGPEYRAAFEPIYPELAEKHGTLLYPFFLDGVAADASLNQADGIHPTAEGVQVIVDRIAPFVEDLIGRVQARAQ; translated from the coding sequence ATGCAGACGGACACAACATGCGCGGCCAGTGCCGCACTCCGGCGCGGCGGGGATGACGCGCCTTCCGGATATGGCGCCCGGGGCAGGATTCTCAATGCCGCGCGGCTTCGGACCTTATGGATTACGCTTGCTGCAGCCCTCTGGTTCATTGCTCTTGGCGCATCCGCGCAGGCGGAGGCGGTACGCATCCTCGCGTTCGGCGACAGCCTGACCGCGGGCTACGGCCTTGCACAGGGCGAGGGCTTCGTGCCCGCGCTGGAGCGGGAGTTGCGCGCCCGCGGCCATGACGTGACCGTGATCGACGGAGGCGTTTCGGGCGACACGACGGCGGGCGGCCTTGCCCGCCTCGACTGGTCGCTGGGCGAACGGGTGGACGCGGCCATCGTCGAGCTTGGGGCCAACGACGCGCTGCGCGGCCTGCCACCGGAGGCGGCGCGCGCCAACCTCGACGCCATTCTCGAAAAGCTCGCCGACCGCGGCATTCCGGTGCTGCTCGCAGGCATGCGCAGCCCGCCCAACCTGGGGCCGGAGTATCGCGCCGCGTTCGAGCCGATCTATCCCGAGCTTGCCGAGAAACACGGTACCCTCCTCTACCCCTTCTTCCTCGATGGGGTGGCAGCGGACGCCTCCCTCAACCAGGCGGACGGAATCCACCCGACCGCGGAGGGTGTGCAAGTCATCGTGGACCGCATCGCGCCCTTCGTGGAAGATCTGATCGGGCGGGTGCAGGCGCGCGCGCAATAG
- a CDS encoding ABC transporter ATP-binding protein, with product MIRTDRTLTALTDRAMIRVSGLIKRFGARTAVDDVSFALERGDVMGFLGPNGAGKTTTMRMIAGFLAPDAGRVEVAGIDVVRAPRQAQALLGYLPEGAPAYGEMTPAALLSFQARARGVSGAAAGFAIARAMARTALEEVAEQRIDTLSKGFRRRVALAGAILHDPPVLVLDEPTDGLDPNQKREVRALIGALQAETAILISTHALEEVEAVCNRVAVIAGGQLVADTTPAMLAAAGAGPGARDARTRTRLEAVFARLTGHGSAPMRDLP from the coding sequence ATGATTCGAACCGACCGGACGCTGACTGCCTTGACCGACCGCGCCATGATCCGCGTCTCCGGCCTCATCAAGCGCTTCGGCGCCCGGACGGCGGTCGATGATGTGTCCTTCGCGCTGGAGCGCGGGGACGTCATGGGGTTTCTCGGCCCGAACGGGGCGGGCAAGACCACGACAATGCGGATGATCGCAGGCTTCCTCGCCCCGGACGCCGGTCGGGTGGAAGTGGCCGGGATCGATGTTGTCCGTGCGCCGCGGCAGGCCCAGGCGCTGCTCGGCTACCTGCCGGAAGGTGCCCCGGCCTATGGAGAGATGACGCCGGCGGCACTCCTGTCCTTCCAGGCGCGCGCGCGGGGGGTGTCCGGTGCCGCGGCCGGTTTCGCCATCGCCCGGGCGATGGCCCGTACGGCGCTGGAAGAGGTGGCGGAACAGCGTATCGACACCCTGTCCAAGGGGTTCCGGAGGCGGGTGGCGCTCGCCGGTGCGATCCTGCACGATCCGCCTGTCCTGGTGCTCGACGAGCCGACCGACGGTCTCGACCCCAACCAGAAGCGGGAGGTGCGCGCGCTGATCGGCGCCCTGCAGGCGGAAACGGCGATCCTGATCTCCACCCATGCGCTGGAAGAGGTCGAGGCGGTGTGCAACCGGGTCGCGGTGATCGCGGGCGGGCAGCTGGTCGCAGATACCACGCCCGCCATGCTGGCGGCGGCGGGGGCCGGGCCCGGGGCGCGCGACGCCAGAACGCGCACGCGGCTCGAGGCAGTGTTCGCGCGCCTGACCGGACACGGGAGCGCGCCCATGCGGGATCTGCCATGA
- a CDS encoding Bax inhibitor-1/YccA family protein: MANYERRMSAGTHAEAGVIDQGLRSYMLRVYNYMGVGLALTGAVALLFAATPALYGAVMGTPLMWVAMLAPLGLVFFLSFRIHKMSFAAAQTTFWVYAAVNGVAFSTIFLAFSGESIARTFFITAAMFGAMSLWGYTTKRDLTGMGSFLFMGLIGLIIAMVVNIFLASSALQFAISVIGVLIFTGLTAYDTQAIKEMYAESDGSETAGKKAIMGALRLYLDFINLFMMLLHFFGNRE, encoded by the coding sequence ATGGCAAACTACGAGCGTCGCATGTCGGCCGGCACGCATGCCGAAGCCGGCGTGATCGACCAGGGCCTGCGCAGCTACATGCTGCGGGTCTATAACTACATGGGTGTCGGCCTGGCGCTGACGGGCGCGGTTGCGCTGCTGTTCGCGGCCACTCCGGCGCTCTATGGCGCGGTCATGGGCACGCCGCTGATGTGGGTCGCCATGCTGGCGCCGCTTGGGCTCGTGTTCTTCCTGAGCTTCCGTATCCACAAGATGAGCTTCGCCGCTGCCCAGACGACATTCTGGGTCTATGCGGCGGTGAACGGGGTTGCGTTCTCGACGATCTTTCTGGCCTTCTCCGGCGAGAGCATCGCGCGCACCTTCTTCATCACGGCGGCCATGTTCGGCGCGATGAGCCTGTGGGGCTACACGACGAAGCGCGACCTGACGGGCATGGGCTCCTTCCTGTTCATGGGGCTGATCGGCCTGATCATCGCGATGGTCGTTAACATCTTCCTCGCGTCGAGCGCGCTGCAGTTCGCGATCTCTGTCATCGGTGTGCTGATCTTCACTGGCCTGACCGCCTACGACACTCAGGCGATCAAGGAAATGTACGCCGAAAGCGACGGCAGCGAGACGGCAGGCAAGAAGGCGATCATGGGCGCGCTGCGGCTCTATCTCGACTTCATCAACCTGTTCATGATGCTCCTGCATTTCTTCGGCAACCGGGAATAG
- a CDS encoding NAD-dependent deacylase, which produces MTPNKRALHPSIVILTGAGISAESGLGTFRDVGGLWTRYNLEDVATPEGFARDPQLVLAFYSARRENLAGARPNPAHLAIARLEREWAGEVLVVTQNVDDLHEQAGSTRLLHMHGELAKTRCMACGDVCTDRAAIDPGRACAACGHTGELRPDVVWFGEMPYHMDEIEVALSDCALFAAIGTSGSVYPAAGFVRAARAAGARTVELNLEPSEVRSAFHEGRYGPASEVVPAWVEDLLSGRTG; this is translated from the coding sequence ATGACGCCGAACAAGCGCGCCCTGCACCCCTCGATCGTGATCCTGACCGGCGCCGGCATCTCGGCGGAATCGGGGCTTGGCACCTTCCGCGACGTGGGCGGGCTGTGGACGCGCTACAACCTTGAGGACGTCGCGACGCCGGAGGGTTTCGCGCGCGATCCCCAACTGGTCCTCGCCTTCTACTCCGCGCGGCGGGAGAACCTGGCGGGCGCACGCCCCAACCCCGCGCACCTGGCGATTGCCCGGCTGGAACGCGAGTGGGCGGGAGAGGTGCTCGTCGTGACGCAGAACGTCGACGACCTGCACGAGCAGGCGGGCAGCACGCGCCTTCTCCACATGCACGGAGAACTCGCGAAGACCCGCTGCATGGCCTGCGGCGACGTGTGCACCGACCGCGCCGCCATCGATCCCGGCAGGGCCTGCGCCGCCTGCGGTCATACCGGCGAATTGCGCCCCGACGTGGTGTGGTTCGGGGAGATGCCCTACCACATGGACGAGATCGAGGTGGCGCTTTCCGATTGCGCCCTGTTCGCGGCCATCGGCACTTCGGGCAGCGTCTATCCGGCGGCAGGCTTCGTGCGCGCGGCCCGCGCCGCGGGTGCACGCACAGTCGAACTCAATCTCGAGCCGTCGGAGGTGCGCAGCGCCTTCCACGAGGGGCGGTATGGCCCGGCGAGCGAGGTCGTACCGGCGTGGGTGGAGGATCTACTCTCGGGGCGGACCGGGTAG